The segment AATACACTAATAAAACCGACAGGCATCCCAATAACCAAGCTAGGTACAAATTTACCTGCAGATATCAACTCTATAAGTGCAATCAAAGCCTTTGGAGCACTACCTATAACAACAATAGGCGATTGGTGCCCAACCCATTTTTTTGAAAGATCATTACAGGCGGCTAGCATCCCAGAAACAGTTCTAGGAATATCAGTCAATTCTTTTTCAGATGGAGCCCAATCAAGTGCACAATGAAGTGATGGTTGCAAAGTTTTCCTTGCCATGGTTCCTATTCCTACCTGAGCCATAGTTGTATCGGTAATAATCGGAGCACCATTCTTTAAAGCCAAGATTCCTTTCTGGCAAGCATCGGGAGAAAATTTCAACAAGTTTTGAATACTAAAATCACCACTAGTATGTATTAATCTTTCTAGAACTTCTTGCTCTAACGGTTCCAATCGTGTATTACCAAGCTGGGCTTGGATATAACGAATACTTTGTTGAAAAATTGGATGATCAATAGTTGTCAATTTTTCACTCAATAAAAGGATCATTTAGGCATCATCTATATAAAAAAACCTCTGATAGACAATGCCAATACATTTAATTTGGGGTGATGATTACGGATCTAGTGATCGCGCAATTGAAAAGCTTATTAAAAGCATCATTGATCCAACTTGGATAAGCATCAATCTTAGTAGGTTGGATGGTCAAGATCTTTCACAGGCAAGTAAAGCTCTTGAAGAAGTGCAAACTCCTCCTTTTGGGAATGGTGGCAGAGTGGTTGTGTTAAAACACAGTCCTTTCTGCAATGGATGCTCTTCTGAACTATCTTTTCAATTTGAAGCAACCTTACAGCATATACCCAATACAACACATCTGGTGCTAAACAATTCAAATAAACCAGATAAAAGATTAAAGACCACAAAGTTAATTCAAGGCCTTATTAAATCCAAACAAGCAACAGAAGAAAAATTTTTGTTACCTGCCTTTTGGGATGAAGCCGGAATGAAAGTTTTAGTAGAAAGAACTGCTCTAGCAATGAATATTGACCTTGAAGAAGAAGCAATTTATGCTCTAATTGAAGCCATTGGTGCTGATACAACAAGGTTAATCAGCGAACTAAATAAACTCTCTTTACTCGAAAAAGCAAAAACAAAGCAAATAAATAACACAGAAGAAAGAGTTCTAATTACTAAAAAATCTGTACATGGACTATTACAAGGTCTCTCCACAAACTCTTTAGAAATTGGGAATTACCTATTAGAAGGCAATTTTGGAGAAGCAGTTACTAGAGCAAATAGTTTAATAGATTCTGGAGAACCAGCTCTAAGAATTATTTCAACACTCACAGGACAAATACGCGGGTGGTTATGGGTCCATTTACTAGAAAAAGATAATCAACAAGATATTTCATTTATTGCAAAACAAGCAGGGCTTGCCAACCCCAAAAGAGTTTATGTAATCAGAAAACAAATCAAAAATAAATCCACTGACTTTTTGATTGACCTACTCAAAAAACTATTAAAAATAGAAATACTGGTAAAACAAGGGACTAATCCAAAACATGCATTTGCTGATGGACTTCTAATATCATGCTGAATTATTTGCCTAAACACTGAAATAATCAAAATGATTCCACATAAATAAATGAGTCTTCTTGTCCAAAAATTTGGAGGCACATCTGTTGGCAGCATCGAACGAATTCAGTCAGTAGCCAAAAGGATTGCATGCAGCCACGAAGCCGGTCATCAACTGGTCATAGTTGTTTCTGCAATGGGTAATACAACTAATGATCTAAATAATCTTGCTCAATCAATTAGCAATAACCCTCCTCCAAGAGAACTGGATATGCTTTTGTCAACTGGGGAACAGATTTCTATTGCCTTGTTATCGATTGCACTAAATGAGCTTGGAGTTCGAGCAAAATCGATGACAGGTTCTCAAATAGGCATAGTGACTGAATCGTCACATGGGAAAGCAAGAATTCTGGAAATTAAAACGGAGCGTATTGAAAGTCTGCTCGAAGAAGAGCAAGTCGTAATCATTGCTGGCTTCCAAGGTACCAGCTTAGGCAGCGGGGGGACGATGGAAATTACGACCCTTGGCAGAGGCGGATCTGACACCTCTGCAGTCGCATTAGCAGCAGCACTTAAAGCAGAGGCATGCGAAATTTATACAGATGTTCCTGGGGTACTAACAACTGACCCTCGCAAAGTTAGAGAAGCAAAACTAATTCAGGAAATAACCTGTGATGAAATGCTAGAACTTGCGAGCCTTGGAGCAGCAGTGCTGCATCCAAGAGCAGTTGAGATAGCAAGAAATTATGGCGTAAAGCTAATAGTTCGCTCTAGCTGGGACAATGACACTGGTACAACCCTCACTAGTCAGGCTAATCGTGAAATTGGGAAGGAAGGTTTAGAGCTAGGAAGACCAGTGAATGGTGCAGAATTATTAGAGAACCAAGCAGTTCTAGGACTCTCACATATTCCTGATCAACCTGGAATAGCAGCAGATTTATTCGAAACTCTTTCTAAAGGAGGTGTAAACGTAGATCTAATAATTCAATCGACTCATGAAGGAAAGAGTAATGATATTGCCTTCACAATTGCACAAAATGATCTGGGAAAAGCAAAATCACTATGTGAGAAATTAATCAAAACCTTAGGAGGTAAATTATCTACGCAAAGTGAAATGAGTAAACTTAGTATTAGAGGAGCTGGAATAATGGGACGCCCAGGTATTGCAGCAAAATTGTTTGAAACCATCTCAAAAGCTGGTATTAACTTAAGATTAATTGCAACTAGCGAAGTAAAAGTAAGTTGTGTAATTGATTCCAAAATGGGCA is part of the Prochlorococcus marinus str. MIT 0919 genome and harbors:
- the holA gene encoding DNA polymerase III subunit delta, which gives rise to MPIHLIWGDDYGSSDRAIEKLIKSIIDPTWISINLSRLDGQDLSQASKALEEVQTPPFGNGGRVVVLKHSPFCNGCSSELSFQFEATLQHIPNTTHLVLNNSNKPDKRLKTTKLIQGLIKSKQATEEKFLLPAFWDEAGMKVLVERTALAMNIDLEEEAIYALIEAIGADTTRLISELNKLSLLEKAKTKQINNTEERVLITKKSVHGLLQGLSTNSLEIGNYLLEGNFGEAVTRANSLIDSGEPALRIISTLTGQIRGWLWVHLLEKDNQQDISFIAKQAGLANPKRVYVIRKQIKNKSTDFLIDLLKKLLKIEILVKQGTNPKHAFADGLLISC
- a CDS encoding precorrin-8X methylmutase; translation: MILLLSEKLTTIDHPIFQQSIRYIQAQLGNTRLEPLEQEVLERLIHTSGDFSIQNLLKFSPDACQKGILALKNGAPIITDTTMAQVGIGTMARKTLQPSLHCALDWAPSEKELTDIPRTVSGMLAACNDLSKKWVGHQSPIVVIGSAPKALIALIELISAGKFVPSLVIGMPVGFISVLESKRLLSNTLVPQIRLEGNRGGAALAAASVNALLRAAIN
- a CDS encoding aspartate kinase, encoding MSLLVQKFGGTSVGSIERIQSVAKRIACSHEAGHQLVIVVSAMGNTTNDLNNLAQSISNNPPPRELDMLLSTGEQISIALLSIALNELGVRAKSMTGSQIGIVTESSHGKARILEIKTERIESLLEEEQVVIIAGFQGTSLGSGGTMEITTLGRGGSDTSAVALAAALKAEACEIYTDVPGVLTTDPRKVREAKLIQEITCDEMLELASLGAAVLHPRAVEIARNYGVKLIVRSSWDNDTGTTLTSQANREIGKEGLELGRPVNGAELLENQAVLGLSHIPDQPGIAADLFETLSKGGVNVDLIIQSTHEGKSNDIAFTIAQNDLGKAKSLCEKLIKTLGGKLSTQSEMSKLSIRGAGIMGRPGIAAKLFETISKAGINLRLIATSEVKVSCVIDSKMGSKALRAVCEAFEINQQQTQINPKPIPTSEPAVRGVALDNNQVQVSVVNIPDKPGTAATICRTLSENGITLDTIVQSERTQKNGGRTISFTMNKDDRKKIDNAIYPLLKSWQGSALEDGMAIARISSVGAGMPETIGTAARMFRALAANQINIEMIATSEIRTTCIVSEKDGTKALEAVHQFFNLHQDK